One window of Amaranthus tricolor cultivar Red isolate AtriRed21 chromosome 13, ASM2621246v1, whole genome shotgun sequence genomic DNA carries:
- the LOC130797704 gene encoding uncharacterized protein LOC130797704 isoform X3: MSDLEKSSKIWSPKAVEFGDSEAAKLCKILHDSKQSVDESLQQTVRSEKVKHGQFKGQDGNYIRLGPCFKPERVDEVLGSLKECFPADFTKSPYLNEPEKLKCDWLKSSGKPVNGWTSTIDTRQWFERLSSRHGQWRKLRIYELLKLSTYPAFPFYGSVTLGLLCCWNPCLNVFITGQGFKTISLEDIAFLTGLSPSGTDLPTQVLIDEALDMEKIAPWKNNTNMSFNIIVDSYNPDKNKSLSMEVSRKEEVLFINLALCKLMMFPSCNVNKTFLKLAANIEASGSDPKRTEPLCLAPLFLGQVYRCLYRLRTHDKLSTAGGPIWVISMWALFHFPHLVEQKDNEQKASLSKPSILPCTNYCCYGELAVHTVSPVAHLSFEEVLRGLLFPREATQSDWHVFYREDEMDIRSEKKFRTNTLGHSMKVAIPNWLQEISCMIFRERDQLYWSSILLSRDLICLEPQVIGVEVYNPNLVARQFGMTQGLAIPFYKTLNRPWGTRPNLLEMALKSTDNKYAFTETWLKAFPTYEVRSLNITPWFRQAEIDAGYEIWWIDYLKRCQPSWLKGFAALVQNIQGSLIVSSPSIEQASLSPWQNKQYRGARKPKSPFLRNLSQGKIFAHIPTFPPSVKAVVEESEECDDNTPLMILKQRHSAQSCQPSLLTSRRKRKYGFDPLVKGNSEVVSGVLNDIEHDISGDLLTSSDNPRKINIKEKKIAQNNEPDIFNVSLNFLKVLEKETVKEEATTPYLQQENSHATEVIPENLTKRNTVERPSMDPNEMILECQAVDHTSISPPRADDQPSMHVEPTGDLTSSAITSDISSAIVDGPSPSPEVLESLKKPSSPKEKILNILQCNMENLATYAELADQIQKLAVVSPSQFQPNLTHFKTIFLSSLDKLQDIKKNADRLNFNADNIHELNAAAKDLRDRIQGSRERIDQLEAECSVYDKEIEKLEAKLANLKQVRASKQQELTLEQQKFADFSSTWSVTIPSLQKQAKIMVTAQQMKAEHESTIKAVKTNVHSFLELLRTM, encoded by the exons ATGTCGGATCTTGAGAAGTCTAGTAAGATTTGGAGTCCAAAGGCTGTTGAATTTGGGGACTCTGAGGCTGCCAAACTTTGCAAGATTCTTCATGATTCCAAACAATCTGTTGATGAATCTTTGCAGCAGACCGTGAGGTCAGAGAAGGTTAAACATGGACAGTTCAAGGGTCAAGATGGAAATTATATAAGGCTTGGGCCGTGTTTCAAACCCGAAAGGGTTGATGAAGTACTGGGGTCACTAAAGGAGTGTTTTCCTGCTGACTTTACTAAGTCACCTTATTTGAATGAACCAGAAAAGCTAAAGTGTGATTGGCTGAAAAGCTCAGGCAAGCCAGTCAACGGGTGGACATCTACCATTGACACTCGACAGTGGTTTGAACGACTTTCCAGTAGGCATGGTCAGTGGAGGAAACTGCGTATATATGAGTTGCTAAAGCTCTCGACTTATCCTGCTTTTCCCTTCTACGGTTCTGTAACTCTAGGATTGCTCTGTTGTTGGAACCCCTGTCTCAATGTGTTCATCACCGGTCAAGGTTTCAAAACCATATCCCTTGAAGACATAGCTTTTCTTACTGGATTGTCTCCATCTGGTACAGATCTTCCCACTCAAGTTCTAATAGATGAAGCTCTTGACATGGAGAAGATTGCACCATGGAAGAATAACACAAATATGTCGTTTAACATCATTGTGGATTCTTATAACCCTGATAAGAATAAAAGTCTCTCTATGGAAGTTTCAAGGAAAGAAGAGGTATTATTTATCAACCTTGCTTTGTGTAAGCTGATGATGTTTCCTTCTTGCAATGTGAATAAAACTTTCTTGAAGCTTGCTGCAAACATTGAGGCTTCCGGATCAGATCCAAAGAGAACTGAACCCTTGTGTCTTGCCCCTCTCTTCTTAGGCCAAGTGTATCGATGCCTTTATCGACTTCGAACCCATGACAAACTTTCTACTGCTGGTGGCCCTATCTGGGTCATATCCATGTGGGCACTCTTTCATTTTCCTCACCTTGTTGAACAGAAAGATAATGAACAGAAAGCTAGCTTGAGTAAGCCCTCAATTCTTCCTTGCACAAATTATTGCTGCTATGGGGAGTTGGCTGTACATACTGTATCTCCAGTTGCACATCTCTCATTCGAAGAAGTATTGAGGGGACTTCTTTTTCCCAGGGAGGCAACTCAATCTGATTGGCATGTCTTTTATAGGGAGGATGAAATGGATATTCGCtcagaaaaaaaatttaggACGAATACATTAGGGCATTCGATGAAGGTAGCAATCCCAAATTGGCTCCAAGAAATATCTTGCATGATTTTTCGAGAAAGGGATCAACTGTATTGGTCATCTATTTTGCTATCTCGAGATCTCATCTGCCTTGAGCCTCAGGTTATTGGTGTTGAAGTCTACAATCCCAATCTTGTAGCTCGTCAATTTGGAATGACTCAAGGCCTTGCTATTCCCTTCTATAAAACATTAAATCGTCCTTGGGGAACCAGACCCAATCTTCTGGAAATGGCGTTGAAGTCAACAGACAACAAGTATGCTTTCACTGAAACATGGCTGAAGGCTTTCCCTACCTATGAGGTAAGGTCGCTTAATATCACCCCTTGGTTTAGACAGGCTGAGATAGATGCAGGTTATGAGATTTGGTGGATTGACTATCTCAAGAGATGTCAACCTTCATGGCTCAAGGGTTTTGCCGCACTTGTTCAAAACATCCAAGGTTCTCTAATAGTTTCGTCTCCATCAATTGAGCAAGCTTCTTTGAGTCCTTGGCAAA ATAAACAATATAGAGGAGCTCGAAAGCCTAAAAGTCCTTTTCTGCGAAATCTGAGCCAG GGTAAAATTTTTGCTCACATCCCTACCTTCCCGCCGTCAGTTAAGGCTGTTGTTGAAGAGTCCGAGGAATGTGATGATAATACTCCACTCATGATTTTAAAACAGAGGCATTCTGCTCAATCTTGCCAGCCTTCCTTATTGACttcaagaaggaaaagaaaatatGGCTTTGATCCACTTGTCAAGG GCAATTCTGAAGTAGTCTCTGGTGTCCTGAACGACATAGAACATGATATTTCTGGTGATCTGCTAACCTCTTCGGATAATCCCAGAAAAATAAACATCAAAGAGAAGAAAATCGCTCAAAACAATGAACCTGATATTTTTAACGTTTCCTTGAATTTTCTCAAGGTTCTTGAGAAGGAAACTGTGAAAGAGGAAGCAACCACCCCCTACTTACAGCAGGAAAATTCACATGCCACCGAAGTTATTCCAGAAAATTTGACTAAAAGAAACACTGTAGAAAGGCCTTCGATGGACCCAA ATGAGATGATTTTGGAATGCCAAGCAGTTGACCATACGAGTATCTCTCCTCCTCGAGCCGATGATCAACCATCAATGCATGTGGAGCCAACCGGAGATTTGACGAGTAGCGCTATCACTTCAGATATCTCTAGCGCCATTGTTGATGGACCTTCTCCATCACCTGAGGTGCTTGAATCTTTGAAGAAACCTTCAAGCCCAAAAG AAAAGATCCTCAATATATTGCAATGCAACATGGAGAATCTGGCAACATATGCTGAACTTGCTGATCAGATTCAGAAACTTGCTGTAGTATCCCCTTCTCAGTTTCAGCCTAATCTAACCCACTTCAAGACCATTTTCCTGTCGTCGCTAGATAAGCTGCAAGATATCAAGAAAAATGCAGATAGACTTAATTTCAATGCTGACAACATTCATGAATTGAATGCTGCTGCCAAAGATCTTCGAGATCGTATTCAAGGTAGTCGAGAACGAATTGACCAATTGGAAGCAGAGTGCAGTGTATATGATAAAGAGATTGAAAAACTTGAAGCAAAACTTGCCAATTTGAAGCAAGTGAGAGCTAGTAAACAGCAAGAGCTGACCCTTGAACAGCAAAAATTTGCTGATTTTTCCTCGACGTGGTCAGTCACTATCCCATCTCTTCAAAAGCAGGCTAAAATCATGGTTACTGCCCAACAAATGAAGGCAGAACATGAGTCTACCATCAAAGCTGTCAAGACCAATGTTCATAGTTTTCTTGAGCTTCTAAGAACAATGTAA
- the LOC130797705 gene encoding uncharacterized protein LOC130797705: protein MEQCSPPFGWIYYNEDEIMMSEMRQYILQSRMELEATLIAAQEEIMKKEEEVMNIKDLLIITIKERDEAQSKLQNLIMENLILQHKLQTLPEKPSSLSNTTSSESEESSMISSPPLPMPANSRPLPEKGKLLKAVMEAGPLLQTLLLAGPLPQWQHPPPQLESVEIPPVNVNSKKRGLNDFDCSIISSPKYQRVV, encoded by the exons ATGGAGCAATGCAGCCCCCCTTTTGGTTGGATTTACTACAATGAAGATGAG ATAATGATGAGTGAAATGAGACAATACATATTACAATCAAGAATGGAATTAGAAGCAACATTAATAGCTGCCCAAGAAGAAATcatgaagaaagaagaagaagtaaTGAACATCAAAGATCTTTTGATCATAACAATCAAAGAAAGAGATGAAGCTCAATCTAAACTCCAAAATCTAATCATGGAAAACCTTATTCTTcaacacaaattacaaacactTCCAGAAAAACCTTCTTCTTTGTCTAATACTACATCTTCTGAGAGTGAAGAAAGCAGTATGATCTCATCCCCACCATTGCCAATGCCGGCTAATAGCCGCCCATTGCCGGAAAAAGGGAAGCTCTTGAAGGCGGTCATGGAGGCGGGCCCACTTTTACAAACACTCCTCTTGGCGGGCCCACTTCCTCAGTGGCAACACCCACCACCACAGCTTGAATCTGTTGAAATCCCACCTGTGAATGTTAATTCTAAGAAAAGGGGATTGAATGATTTTGACTGTTCAATCATTTCTTCTCCAAAGTACCAAAGAGTGGTTTAG
- the LOC130797704 gene encoding uncharacterized protein LOC130797704 isoform X1, whose protein sequence is MSDLEKSSKIWSPKAVEFGDSEAAKLCKILHDSKQSVDESLQQTVRSEKVKHGQFKGQDGNYIRLGPCFKPERVDEVLGSLKECFPADFTKSPYLNEPEKLKCDWLKSSGKPVNGWTSTIDTRQWFERLSSRHGQWRKLRIYELLKLSTYPAFPFYGSVTLGLLCCWNPCLNVFITGQGFKTISLEDIAFLTGLSPSGTDLPTQVLIDEALDMEKIAPWKNNTNMSFNIIVDSYNPDKNKSLSMEVSRKEEVLFINLALCKLMMFPSCNVNKTFLKLAANIEASGSDPKRTEPLCLAPLFLGQVYRCLYRLRTHDKLSTAGGPIWVISMWALFHFPHLVEQKDNEQKASLSKPSILPCTNYCCYGELAVHTVSPVAHLSFEEVLRGLLFPREATQSDWHVFYREDEMDIRSEKKFRTNTLGHSMKVAIPNWLQEISCMIFRERDQLYWSSILLSRDLICLEPQVIGVEVYNPNLVARQFGMTQGLAIPFYKTLNRPWGTRPNLLEMALKSTDNKYAFTETWLKAFPTYEVRSLNITPWFRQAEIDAGYEIWWIDYLKRCQPSWLKGFAALVQNIQGSLIVSSPSIEQASLSPWQNKQYRGARKPKSPFLRNLSQGKIFAHIPTFPPSVKAVVEESEECDDNTPLMILKQRHSAQSCQPSLLTSRRKRKYGFDPLVKGNSEVVSGVLNDIEHDISGDLLTSSDNPRKINIKEKKIAQNNEPDIFNVSLNFLKVLEKETVKEEATTPYLQQENSHATEVIPENLTKRNTVERPSMDPNEMILECQAVDHTSISPPRADDQPSMHVEPTGDLTSSAITSDISSAIVDGPSPSPEVLESLKKPSSPKGHCTYTPEKALAEVNSLVCLIEDSLRPAYLPSAFDIEKKNAEKILNILQCNMENLATYAELADQIQKLAVVSPSQFQPNLTHFKTIFLSSLDKLQDIKKNADRLNFNADNIHELNAAAKDLRDRIQGSRERIDQLEAECSVYDKEIEKLEAKLANLKQVRASKQQELTLEQQKFADFSSTWSVTIPSLQKQAKIMVTAQQMKAEHESTIKAVKTNVHSFLELLRTM, encoded by the exons ATGTCGGATCTTGAGAAGTCTAGTAAGATTTGGAGTCCAAAGGCTGTTGAATTTGGGGACTCTGAGGCTGCCAAACTTTGCAAGATTCTTCATGATTCCAAACAATCTGTTGATGAATCTTTGCAGCAGACCGTGAGGTCAGAGAAGGTTAAACATGGACAGTTCAAGGGTCAAGATGGAAATTATATAAGGCTTGGGCCGTGTTTCAAACCCGAAAGGGTTGATGAAGTACTGGGGTCACTAAAGGAGTGTTTTCCTGCTGACTTTACTAAGTCACCTTATTTGAATGAACCAGAAAAGCTAAAGTGTGATTGGCTGAAAAGCTCAGGCAAGCCAGTCAACGGGTGGACATCTACCATTGACACTCGACAGTGGTTTGAACGACTTTCCAGTAGGCATGGTCAGTGGAGGAAACTGCGTATATATGAGTTGCTAAAGCTCTCGACTTATCCTGCTTTTCCCTTCTACGGTTCTGTAACTCTAGGATTGCTCTGTTGTTGGAACCCCTGTCTCAATGTGTTCATCACCGGTCAAGGTTTCAAAACCATATCCCTTGAAGACATAGCTTTTCTTACTGGATTGTCTCCATCTGGTACAGATCTTCCCACTCAAGTTCTAATAGATGAAGCTCTTGACATGGAGAAGATTGCACCATGGAAGAATAACACAAATATGTCGTTTAACATCATTGTGGATTCTTATAACCCTGATAAGAATAAAAGTCTCTCTATGGAAGTTTCAAGGAAAGAAGAGGTATTATTTATCAACCTTGCTTTGTGTAAGCTGATGATGTTTCCTTCTTGCAATGTGAATAAAACTTTCTTGAAGCTTGCTGCAAACATTGAGGCTTCCGGATCAGATCCAAAGAGAACTGAACCCTTGTGTCTTGCCCCTCTCTTCTTAGGCCAAGTGTATCGATGCCTTTATCGACTTCGAACCCATGACAAACTTTCTACTGCTGGTGGCCCTATCTGGGTCATATCCATGTGGGCACTCTTTCATTTTCCTCACCTTGTTGAACAGAAAGATAATGAACAGAAAGCTAGCTTGAGTAAGCCCTCAATTCTTCCTTGCACAAATTATTGCTGCTATGGGGAGTTGGCTGTACATACTGTATCTCCAGTTGCACATCTCTCATTCGAAGAAGTATTGAGGGGACTTCTTTTTCCCAGGGAGGCAACTCAATCTGATTGGCATGTCTTTTATAGGGAGGATGAAATGGATATTCGCtcagaaaaaaaatttaggACGAATACATTAGGGCATTCGATGAAGGTAGCAATCCCAAATTGGCTCCAAGAAATATCTTGCATGATTTTTCGAGAAAGGGATCAACTGTATTGGTCATCTATTTTGCTATCTCGAGATCTCATCTGCCTTGAGCCTCAGGTTATTGGTGTTGAAGTCTACAATCCCAATCTTGTAGCTCGTCAATTTGGAATGACTCAAGGCCTTGCTATTCCCTTCTATAAAACATTAAATCGTCCTTGGGGAACCAGACCCAATCTTCTGGAAATGGCGTTGAAGTCAACAGACAACAAGTATGCTTTCACTGAAACATGGCTGAAGGCTTTCCCTACCTATGAGGTAAGGTCGCTTAATATCACCCCTTGGTTTAGACAGGCTGAGATAGATGCAGGTTATGAGATTTGGTGGATTGACTATCTCAAGAGATGTCAACCTTCATGGCTCAAGGGTTTTGCCGCACTTGTTCAAAACATCCAAGGTTCTCTAATAGTTTCGTCTCCATCAATTGAGCAAGCTTCTTTGAGTCCTTGGCAAA ATAAACAATATAGAGGAGCTCGAAAGCCTAAAAGTCCTTTTCTGCGAAATCTGAGCCAG GGTAAAATTTTTGCTCACATCCCTACCTTCCCGCCGTCAGTTAAGGCTGTTGTTGAAGAGTCCGAGGAATGTGATGATAATACTCCACTCATGATTTTAAAACAGAGGCATTCTGCTCAATCTTGCCAGCCTTCCTTATTGACttcaagaaggaaaagaaaatatGGCTTTGATCCACTTGTCAAGG GCAATTCTGAAGTAGTCTCTGGTGTCCTGAACGACATAGAACATGATATTTCTGGTGATCTGCTAACCTCTTCGGATAATCCCAGAAAAATAAACATCAAAGAGAAGAAAATCGCTCAAAACAATGAACCTGATATTTTTAACGTTTCCTTGAATTTTCTCAAGGTTCTTGAGAAGGAAACTGTGAAAGAGGAAGCAACCACCCCCTACTTACAGCAGGAAAATTCACATGCCACCGAAGTTATTCCAGAAAATTTGACTAAAAGAAACACTGTAGAAAGGCCTTCGATGGACCCAA ATGAGATGATTTTGGAATGCCAAGCAGTTGACCATACGAGTATCTCTCCTCCTCGAGCCGATGATCAACCATCAATGCATGTGGAGCCAACCGGAGATTTGACGAGTAGCGCTATCACTTCAGATATCTCTAGCGCCATTGTTGATGGACCTTCTCCATCACCTGAGGTGCTTGAATCTTTGAAGAAACCTTCAAGCCCAAAAG GTCATTGCACTTACACACCCGAGAAGGCGCTTGCTGAGGTCAACTCACTTGTGTGTCTCATCGAGGATTCCCTTCGCCCAGCATATCTTCCTTCAGCATTTGATATTGAGAAGAAAAATGCAGAAAAGATCCTCAATATATTGCAATGCAACATGGAGAATCTGGCAACATATGCTGAACTTGCTGATCAGATTCAGAAACTTGCTGTAGTATCCCCTTCTCAGTTTCAGCCTAATCTAACCCACTTCAAGACCATTTTCCTGTCGTCGCTAGATAAGCTGCAAGATATCAAGAAAAATGCAGATAGACTTAATTTCAATGCTGACAACATTCATGAATTGAATGCTGCTGCCAAAGATCTTCGAGATCGTATTCAAGGTAGTCGAGAACGAATTGACCAATTGGAAGCAGAGTGCAGTGTATATGATAAAGAGATTGAAAAACTTGAAGCAAAACTTGCCAATTTGAAGCAAGTGAGAGCTAGTAAACAGCAAGAGCTGACCCTTGAACAGCAAAAATTTGCTGATTTTTCCTCGACGTGGTCAGTCACTATCCCATCTCTTCAAAAGCAGGCTAAAATCATGGTTACTGCCCAACAAATGAAGGCAGAACATGAGTCTACCATCAAAGCTGTCAAGACCAATGTTCATAGTTTTCTTGAGCTTCTAAGAACAATGTAA
- the LOC130797704 gene encoding uncharacterized protein LOC130797704 isoform X2 yields the protein MLMNSTFPQTVRSEKVKHGQFKGQDGNYIRLGPCFKPERVDEVLGSLKECFPADFTKSPYLNEPEKLKCDWLKSSGKPVNGWTSTIDTRQWFERLSSRHGQWRKLRIYELLKLSTYPAFPFYGSVTLGLLCCWNPCLNVFITGQGFKTISLEDIAFLTGLSPSGTDLPTQVLIDEALDMEKIAPWKNNTNMSFNIIVDSYNPDKNKSLSMEVSRKEEVLFINLALCKLMMFPSCNVNKTFLKLAANIEASGSDPKRTEPLCLAPLFLGQVYRCLYRLRTHDKLSTAGGPIWVISMWALFHFPHLVEQKDNEQKASLSKPSILPCTNYCCYGELAVHTVSPVAHLSFEEVLRGLLFPREATQSDWHVFYREDEMDIRSEKKFRTNTLGHSMKVAIPNWLQEISCMIFRERDQLYWSSILLSRDLICLEPQVIGVEVYNPNLVARQFGMTQGLAIPFYKTLNRPWGTRPNLLEMALKSTDNKYAFTETWLKAFPTYEVRSLNITPWFRQAEIDAGYEIWWIDYLKRCQPSWLKGFAALVQNIQGSLIVSSPSIEQASLSPWQNKQYRGARKPKSPFLRNLSQGKIFAHIPTFPPSVKAVVEESEECDDNTPLMILKQRHSAQSCQPSLLTSRRKRKYGFDPLVKGNSEVVSGVLNDIEHDISGDLLTSSDNPRKINIKEKKIAQNNEPDIFNVSLNFLKVLEKETVKEEATTPYLQQENSHATEVIPENLTKRNTVERPSMDPNEMILECQAVDHTSISPPRADDQPSMHVEPTGDLTSSAITSDISSAIVDGPSPSPEVLESLKKPSSPKGHCTYTPEKALAEVNSLVCLIEDSLRPAYLPSAFDIEKKNAEKILNILQCNMENLATYAELADQIQKLAVVSPSQFQPNLTHFKTIFLSSLDKLQDIKKNADRLNFNADNIHELNAAAKDLRDRIQGSRERIDQLEAECSVYDKEIEKLEAKLANLKQVRASKQQELTLEQQKFADFSSTWSVTIPSLQKQAKIMVTAQQMKAEHESTIKAVKTNVHSFLELLRTM from the exons ATGCTAATGAATTCTACTTTCCCG CAGACCGTGAGGTCAGAGAAGGTTAAACATGGACAGTTCAAGGGTCAAGATGGAAATTATATAAGGCTTGGGCCGTGTTTCAAACCCGAAAGGGTTGATGAAGTACTGGGGTCACTAAAGGAGTGTTTTCCTGCTGACTTTACTAAGTCACCTTATTTGAATGAACCAGAAAAGCTAAAGTGTGATTGGCTGAAAAGCTCAGGCAAGCCAGTCAACGGGTGGACATCTACCATTGACACTCGACAGTGGTTTGAACGACTTTCCAGTAGGCATGGTCAGTGGAGGAAACTGCGTATATATGAGTTGCTAAAGCTCTCGACTTATCCTGCTTTTCCCTTCTACGGTTCTGTAACTCTAGGATTGCTCTGTTGTTGGAACCCCTGTCTCAATGTGTTCATCACCGGTCAAGGTTTCAAAACCATATCCCTTGAAGACATAGCTTTTCTTACTGGATTGTCTCCATCTGGTACAGATCTTCCCACTCAAGTTCTAATAGATGAAGCTCTTGACATGGAGAAGATTGCACCATGGAAGAATAACACAAATATGTCGTTTAACATCATTGTGGATTCTTATAACCCTGATAAGAATAAAAGTCTCTCTATGGAAGTTTCAAGGAAAGAAGAGGTATTATTTATCAACCTTGCTTTGTGTAAGCTGATGATGTTTCCTTCTTGCAATGTGAATAAAACTTTCTTGAAGCTTGCTGCAAACATTGAGGCTTCCGGATCAGATCCAAAGAGAACTGAACCCTTGTGTCTTGCCCCTCTCTTCTTAGGCCAAGTGTATCGATGCCTTTATCGACTTCGAACCCATGACAAACTTTCTACTGCTGGTGGCCCTATCTGGGTCATATCCATGTGGGCACTCTTTCATTTTCCTCACCTTGTTGAACAGAAAGATAATGAACAGAAAGCTAGCTTGAGTAAGCCCTCAATTCTTCCTTGCACAAATTATTGCTGCTATGGGGAGTTGGCTGTACATACTGTATCTCCAGTTGCACATCTCTCATTCGAAGAAGTATTGAGGGGACTTCTTTTTCCCAGGGAGGCAACTCAATCTGATTGGCATGTCTTTTATAGGGAGGATGAAATGGATATTCGCtcagaaaaaaaatttaggACGAATACATTAGGGCATTCGATGAAGGTAGCAATCCCAAATTGGCTCCAAGAAATATCTTGCATGATTTTTCGAGAAAGGGATCAACTGTATTGGTCATCTATTTTGCTATCTCGAGATCTCATCTGCCTTGAGCCTCAGGTTATTGGTGTTGAAGTCTACAATCCCAATCTTGTAGCTCGTCAATTTGGAATGACTCAAGGCCTTGCTATTCCCTTCTATAAAACATTAAATCGTCCTTGGGGAACCAGACCCAATCTTCTGGAAATGGCGTTGAAGTCAACAGACAACAAGTATGCTTTCACTGAAACATGGCTGAAGGCTTTCCCTACCTATGAGGTAAGGTCGCTTAATATCACCCCTTGGTTTAGACAGGCTGAGATAGATGCAGGTTATGAGATTTGGTGGATTGACTATCTCAAGAGATGTCAACCTTCATGGCTCAAGGGTTTTGCCGCACTTGTTCAAAACATCCAAGGTTCTCTAATAGTTTCGTCTCCATCAATTGAGCAAGCTTCTTTGAGTCCTTGGCAAA ATAAACAATATAGAGGAGCTCGAAAGCCTAAAAGTCCTTTTCTGCGAAATCTGAGCCAG GGTAAAATTTTTGCTCACATCCCTACCTTCCCGCCGTCAGTTAAGGCTGTTGTTGAAGAGTCCGAGGAATGTGATGATAATACTCCACTCATGATTTTAAAACAGAGGCATTCTGCTCAATCTTGCCAGCCTTCCTTATTGACttcaagaaggaaaagaaaatatGGCTTTGATCCACTTGTCAAGG GCAATTCTGAAGTAGTCTCTGGTGTCCTGAACGACATAGAACATGATATTTCTGGTGATCTGCTAACCTCTTCGGATAATCCCAGAAAAATAAACATCAAAGAGAAGAAAATCGCTCAAAACAATGAACCTGATATTTTTAACGTTTCCTTGAATTTTCTCAAGGTTCTTGAGAAGGAAACTGTGAAAGAGGAAGCAACCACCCCCTACTTACAGCAGGAAAATTCACATGCCACCGAAGTTATTCCAGAAAATTTGACTAAAAGAAACACTGTAGAAAGGCCTTCGATGGACCCAA ATGAGATGATTTTGGAATGCCAAGCAGTTGACCATACGAGTATCTCTCCTCCTCGAGCCGATGATCAACCATCAATGCATGTGGAGCCAACCGGAGATTTGACGAGTAGCGCTATCACTTCAGATATCTCTAGCGCCATTGTTGATGGACCTTCTCCATCACCTGAGGTGCTTGAATCTTTGAAGAAACCTTCAAGCCCAAAAG GTCATTGCACTTACACACCCGAGAAGGCGCTTGCTGAGGTCAACTCACTTGTGTGTCTCATCGAGGATTCCCTTCGCCCAGCATATCTTCCTTCAGCATTTGATATTGAGAAGAAAAATGCAGAAAAGATCCTCAATATATTGCAATGCAACATGGAGAATCTGGCAACATATGCTGAACTTGCTGATCAGATTCAGAAACTTGCTGTAGTATCCCCTTCTCAGTTTCAGCCTAATCTAACCCACTTCAAGACCATTTTCCTGTCGTCGCTAGATAAGCTGCAAGATATCAAGAAAAATGCAGATAGACTTAATTTCAATGCTGACAACATTCATGAATTGAATGCTGCTGCCAAAGATCTTCGAGATCGTATTCAAGGTAGTCGAGAACGAATTGACCAATTGGAAGCAGAGTGCAGTGTATATGATAAAGAGATTGAAAAACTTGAAGCAAAACTTGCCAATTTGAAGCAAGTGAGAGCTAGTAAACAGCAAGAGCTGACCCTTGAACAGCAAAAATTTGCTGATTTTTCCTCGACGTGGTCAGTCACTATCCCATCTCTTCAAAAGCAGGCTAAAATCATGGTTACTGCCCAACAAATGAAGGCAGAACATGAGTCTACCATCAAAGCTGTCAAGACCAATGTTCATAGTTTTCTTGAGCTTCTAAGAACAATGTAA